One window of the Archangium primigenium genome contains the following:
- the mobA gene encoding molybdenum cofactor guanylyltransferase yields the protein MREGAEFQEVTLAVIAGGRGVRLGGVAKGLLEVEGRPVVERVLALGALMGDVVLVANVPGPYARFGVRTVGDGVPERGAPGGVHAALEAAHTAWVLAVACDMPFVTEAAVRVLLGARGPDVDAVAFTVAGRVEPLLAVYRQSLAAPWGEALRAGEPSLRALLAQCQTRLLPEDALRAVDPELRTVVSVNTPEDLVRHGVTVSSAARMPEP from the coding sequence ATGCGTGAGGGCGCGGAGTTCCAGGAGGTGACACTGGCGGTGATCGCCGGGGGGCGGGGCGTTCGCCTGGGGGGGGTGGCCAAGGGGCTCTTGGAAGTGGAGGGGCGCCCGGTGGTGGAGCGGGTGCTGGCGCTGGGGGCGCTCATGGGGGACGTGGTGTTGGTGGCGAACGTGCCGGGGCCCTACGCGCGCTTCGGGGTGCGCACGGTGGGGGACGGGGTGCCCGAGCGGGGGGCGCCGGGCGGGGTGCACGCGGCGCTGGAGGCGGCGCACACGGCGTGGGTGCTGGCGGTGGCGTGCGACATGCCCTTCGTGACCGAGGCGGCGGTGCGGGTGCTGCTCGGGGCGCGAGGCCCGGACGTGGACGCGGTGGCCTTCACGGTGGCGGGCCGGGTGGAGCCGCTCCTGGCCGTGTACCGCCAGTCCCTGGCCGCTCCGTGGGGCGAGGCGTTGCGCGCGGGCGAGCCGTCCTTGCGCGCGCTGCTCGCCCAATGCCAGACACGGCTGTTGCCCGAGGACGCGCTCCGGGCGGTGGATCCCGAATTGCGGACGGTGGTGAGCGTGAACACGCCGGAGGATCTCGTGCGCCACGGCGTCACGGTGTCTTCCGCCGCGCGGATGCCGGAGCCATAG
- a CDS encoding SMI1/KNR4 family protein — translation MSLPARLEPNPERCTEEDLRALEQELGAELPRDYRDFLAACNGGAVEDGHSLEFDAESETHDVACFLGLSRDPRRYGLQRQYLTVRDDWDFPPSLLPIAVSVGPAKYYLGVGGPRHGKVLHHGQACLEKREADGVLQVEDFLVIAASFSAFMASLRCTRLDT, via the coding sequence ATGAGTCTTCCCGCGCGCCTCGAACCGAACCCGGAGCGCTGCACCGAGGAGGACCTGCGCGCGCTCGAACAAGAGCTGGGCGCCGAACTGCCGCGTGACTACCGGGACTTCCTCGCCGCGTGCAACGGTGGCGCGGTGGAGGATGGCCATTCCCTGGAGTTCGACGCCGAGTCCGAAACGCACGACGTCGCGTGTTTCCTGGGCCTGTCCCGGGATCCCAGGCGCTACGGACTCCAGCGGCAGTACCTCACGGTCCGGGATGATTGGGACTTTCCGCCATCGCTCCTGCCGATCGCCGTCTCCGTGGGTCCCGCGAAGTACTACCTCGGCGTGGGCGGGCCCCGGCACGGCAAGGTCCTCCACCATGGCCAGGCCTGTCTGGAAAAGCGCGAGGCCGACGGCGTGCTCCAGGTGGAGGACTTCCTCGTGATCGCCGCGTCCTTCTCCGCCTTCATGGCGAGTCTGCGTTGCACCCGCCTCGACACGTGA